A window of Chengkuizengella sediminis contains these coding sequences:
- a CDS encoding putative bifunctional diguanylate cyclase/phosphodiesterase — protein sequence MKKELEAGIKTQRFLTILIYIILANVWTIMGGGFWLLFSFSIVTIFILVSFYIRDTKNTKHILDLVIKSERKKTEDNIKQLIYYDDLTGLPNRRLFQKHLDEVIQHIKAKKTNLAVVTIDIDRFKLVNDSLGHDFGNILLMQIAERLSRCITENDFVARIEGDKFSIYLIGLNKSEELESKAFHLIQVMEEVYTIQNHKIHISACAGISVYDHNANADLLIKQADIALYNVKEKGKSNVQIYTTSMNNTSLERFNLENDIRRAIEKEEFVLYYQPQINTDTNEVVGVEALIRWNDPIKGLVSPNQFIPIAEESGMIIDIENWVIKTACEQNKAWQNEGLPKIPISVNLSTRHFLQPNIVEMVTQVLEETGLDPQFLDIEITESMTVDVDRAITTLQKLKKLGVQISIDDFGTGYSSLNYLKNFPIHKLKIDRSFVRDIKKDTNDAAIVSTIISMAHHLNLEVIAEGVESAEQLSYLNNKRCKIVQGYFFSPPVTAQQLHVKLLKNDFGS from the coding sequence ATGAAAAAAGAATTAGAAGCAGGCATAAAAACACAGAGATTTCTTACTATTCTGATATACATTATTCTCGCCAATGTATGGACAATCATGGGCGGTGGGTTTTGGTTATTGTTTTCATTTTCAATTGTTACAATATTCATTCTAGTATCTTTTTATATTAGGGATACCAAAAATACTAAACACATATTAGATCTAGTTATCAAGTCGGAACGAAAAAAAACGGAAGACAATATTAAACAGCTCATTTACTATGATGATTTAACTGGACTCCCAAATCGAAGACTCTTTCAAAAACATTTAGATGAAGTCATTCAGCATATTAAAGCGAAGAAAACAAATTTAGCTGTAGTGACAATAGATATTGATAGATTTAAACTAGTCAATGATTCTTTAGGTCATGATTTCGGTAACATTTTATTAATGCAAATTGCTGAAAGACTAAGCCGATGTATTACAGAAAATGATTTTGTTGCACGAATTGAAGGCGATAAATTTTCGATTTATTTGATTGGTTTAAATAAATCAGAAGAACTTGAATCAAAAGCATTTCATTTAATTCAAGTTATGGAAGAAGTATATACGATTCAAAATCATAAAATTCATATTTCTGCATGTGCTGGCATCTCAGTATATGACCACAATGCGAATGCTGATTTATTGATTAAACAAGCGGATATTGCATTATATAATGTGAAGGAAAAAGGAAAAAGTAATGTACAAATCTATACTACTTCAATGAATAATACTTCTTTGGAAAGATTTAATTTGGAAAATGATATTAGGCGTGCGATTGAAAAAGAAGAATTTGTTTTGTATTATCAACCACAAATAAATACTGATACAAATGAAGTCGTCGGAGTTGAAGCACTCATACGCTGGAATGATCCAATAAAAGGTCTTGTATCCCCTAATCAGTTTATTCCGATTGCTGAAGAGAGTGGAATGATCATAGATATTGAAAATTGGGTGATTAAAACAGCGTGTGAACAAAATAAAGCTTGGCAAAATGAAGGGCTTCCCAAAATTCCGATCTCTGTTAATCTCTCAACCAGACATTTTCTTCAGCCAAATATTGTAGAAATGGTCACTCAAGTGTTAGAAGAAACGGGATTAGACCCTCAATTTTTAGATATTGAAATTACAGAGAGTATGACAGTAGATGTTGATAGAGCTATTACTACTTTGCAAAAGTTAAAGAAATTAGGGGTACAAATCAGTATAGATGATTTTGGTACAGGGTATAGCTCTCTTAATTACCTTAAGAACTTTCCAATACATAAATTGAAAATAGATCGATCATTTGTTAGAGATATTAAAAAAGATACAAACGATGCTGCTATTGTTTCCACTATTATTTCTATGGCACATCATTTAAACCTTGAAGTGATTGCAGAGGGCGTTGAATCTGCAGAACAGCTATCTTATTTAAATAATAAACGTTGTAAAATTGTACAGGGTTACTTTTTCAGTCCACCTGTTACAGCACAACAATTACATGTAAAGTTGTTGAAAAATGACTTTGGTAGTTAG
- a CDS encoding YunC family protein, with the protein MFRVEPIIIDDLVATGIEVKLPKTTLLVVTTNKGYIMCGALDVALLNEKLKDRNIIAGRATGVRTLEELLDAPMESVTYGAEKLGIYAGTSGREAIRKMM; encoded by the coding sequence ATGTTTCGAGTTGAACCCATTATAATTGATGATCTGGTTGCAACAGGCATAGAAGTCAAGCTGCCTAAAACTACATTGTTAGTTGTTACTACAAATAAAGGTTATATTATGTGCGGTGCATTGGATGTCGCATTATTAAATGAAAAGCTTAAGGACAGAAATATTATAGCAGGTAGAGCGACAGGTGTCCGTACTTTAGAAGAACTATTAGATGCTCCTATGGAATCGGTCACTTATGGGGCAGAAAAGCTTGGAATTTATGCAGGTACATCAGGTCGTGAGGCTATTCGTAAAATGATGTAA
- the hcp gene encoding hydroxylamine reductase, which yields MFCYQCEQTPSGGCNVIGVCGKNETIASLQDTIIFALKGIAAYRTHANQLGYIDSFVDETTHEALYMTLTNSNFNTQEHIDMAMKVGKAAIKVMELLDKAHTDRLGIPEPAKVTQNKIEGKCIVVTGHNLLALEELLKQTEGRGINIYTHSEMLPAHGYPQLKKYSHLKGNIGKAWFDQRRLFEKFPGAILATTNCVMPIKGTYADRFFSYDVAGLEGVRKIEENDFEPLIERAMELPEANINSNETLSTGFHHETVIGLAPEVIQAVKDGKIRRFFVIAGCDAPGTGGEYYRELALSLPNDTVILTTSCGKFRFNDVDYGTVPGTDIPRYLDLGQCNNSVSTVKIALALADAFECDVNDLPVSIVLSWFEQKAVAILLGLFSLGIQDVRIGPKPPEFISEGVLNVLQDKFNLKLTGNVQEDMKDMLVNKTVQTIADH from the coding sequence ATGTTTTGTTATCAATGCGAGCAAACACCATCAGGTGGTTGTAACGTGATTGGTGTATGTGGTAAAAATGAAACAATAGCAAGTTTACAAGATACCATCATATTTGCTTTAAAAGGAATTGCAGCTTATAGAACACATGCTAATCAACTGGGATATATAGATTCTTTTGTAGATGAAACTACACATGAAGCATTATATATGACATTAACCAATTCCAATTTTAATACACAAGAACATATTGATATGGCTATGAAAGTTGGTAAAGCTGCCATTAAAGTCATGGAATTGTTAGACAAAGCCCATACAGATCGACTTGGAATACCAGAACCTGCGAAGGTTACTCAAAATAAAATTGAAGGTAAATGTATTGTAGTTACGGGACACAACTTGTTGGCATTAGAAGAATTGTTAAAACAAACAGAGGGTAGAGGTATAAATATTTATACTCATTCAGAAATGCTGCCTGCTCATGGATATCCTCAATTAAAAAAATATTCTCACTTAAAAGGAAACATCGGAAAGGCTTGGTTTGATCAAAGACGTTTGTTTGAGAAATTCCCAGGGGCCATTTTAGCTACTACGAATTGCGTCATGCCAATTAAAGGTACTTATGCTGACCGATTCTTTTCTTATGATGTAGCAGGTTTAGAGGGTGTTCGTAAAATAGAAGAAAATGATTTTGAACCACTGATAGAAAGGGCGATGGAGTTACCTGAAGCAAACATTAACTCAAATGAAACACTCTCTACTGGTTTTCACCATGAAACCGTAATAGGTCTAGCTCCAGAAGTGATTCAAGCTGTAAAGGATGGTAAAATCAGACGTTTCTTTGTGATTGCAGGTTGTGATGCACCAGGTACAGGCGGAGAATATTATCGCGAGTTAGCTTTGTCTTTACCTAATGATACGGTTATTTTAACAACATCTTGTGGGAAATTTAGATTTAATGATGTAGATTATGGAACAGTCCCTGGTACAGACATACCGAGATATTTAGATCTAGGGCAATGTAATAATTCAGTTTCTACTGTGAAAATAGCCTTGGCTCTAGCAGATGCCTTTGAATGTGATGTAAATGATCTACCAGTAAGCATCGTCCTATCTTGGTTCGAGCAAAAAGCAGTTGCCATATTATTAGGTTTATTTAGTTTAGGGATTCAAGATGTTAGAATAGGACCAAAACCACCTGAATTTATTTCAGAAGGAGTATTAAATGTGCTGCAAGATAAATTTAATTTGAAACTCACAGGTAATGTTCAAGAGGACATGAAAGATATGTTAGTGAACAAAACCGTCCAAACTATTGCTGATCATTAA
- a CDS encoding TetR/AcrR family transcriptional regulator yields MDKLSTKEKIINASLELFSEKGYKATSIKEIAEKVGVKELTVYRQFGKKIKILEHINNMITTPLPLIVNYLENEAVYDLEEDLSRILTIVERELNKNKQIIKFILREKFNLPDKYMNGKILVKYFDIMKQKGKIKSFESDSISLLFFSSILTSFILKERFKDEQIASLITSDTYKKTIVRLFTEALIIK; encoded by the coding sequence TTGGATAAATTATCTACTAAAGAAAAAATAATCAATGCAAGTCTTGAATTATTTTCAGAGAAGGGATATAAAGCAACATCTATAAAAGAAATTGCTGAAAAAGTAGGGGTGAAAGAACTCACCGTTTATCGGCAATTTGGTAAGAAAATAAAAATTCTTGAACATATTAATAATATGATTACTACCCCTCTTCCACTAATCGTAAATTATTTAGAGAATGAAGCTGTGTATGACTTAGAAGAAGATTTATCTAGAATTTTGACGATAGTTGAAAGAGAGCTTAACAAAAATAAGCAAATTATTAAATTCATTCTTCGAGAAAAATTTAACCTTCCGGATAAATATATGAATGGAAAAATTTTAGTGAAATATTTTGATATCATGAAACAAAAAGGTAAGATTAAATCTTTTGAATCTGATTCAATCAGTTTACTATTTTTTTCGAGTATTTTAACATCTTTTATTTTAAAAGAACGATTTAAAGATGAACAAATTGCATCTTTAATTACGAGTGATACATATAAAAAAACGATAGTAAGACTTTTTACAGAAGCATTAATAATCAAATAA
- the sufC gene encoding Fe-S cluster assembly ATPase SufC, which yields MSNSPKFVIDGLKATIENKEILKGINLEINGGEVHAIMGPNGTGKSTLASAIMGHPKYEVTEGTATLNDEDLLEMEVDERARAGVFLAMQYPSEITGVTNADFLRSAMNAKREEGDEISLIKFIRKMEGKMGELEMNPEFMHRYLNEGFSGGEKKRNEILQMAMLDPSIVILDEVDSGLDIDALKIVAEGVNNMRSEERGFLIITHYQRLLDYITPDFVHVMMQGRIVKSGGPELAERLESEGYDWIKEELGIEDETVGQEEEEFKMPMNTTAPEFK from the coding sequence ATGAGTAATTCACCAAAGTTTGTCATCGATGGATTAAAAGCGACTATCGAAAACAAAGAGATTTTAAAAGGTATCAATCTTGAGATTAACGGTGGCGAAGTCCATGCTATTATGGGACCAAACGGTACTGGTAAAAGTACATTGGCTTCCGCAATCATGGGGCACCCAAAGTATGAAGTAACAGAAGGAACAGCAACACTAAACGATGAAGATTTACTTGAAATGGAAGTAGACGAAAGAGCACGTGCGGGTGTATTTTTAGCGATGCAATATCCAAGTGAAATCACAGGAGTAACAAATGCGGATTTCTTACGTAGTGCAATGAACGCAAAACGTGAAGAAGGCGATGAGATTTCACTGATCAAGTTCATTCGTAAAATGGAAGGTAAAATGGGTGAACTTGAAATGAACCCTGAATTTATGCACCGTTATTTAAATGAAGGTTTCTCTGGTGGAGAGAAAAAGAGAAATGAAATTTTACAAATGGCAATGTTAGATCCTAGTATTGTGATTTTAGATGAGGTTGATTCTGGTCTAGATATCGATGCTCTGAAAATTGTTGCTGAAGGCGTAAACAACATGCGTAGTGAGGAAAGAGGTTTTTTGATTATCACTCACTATCAACGATTGCTTGACTACATTACACCAGATTTTGTACATGTAATGATGCAAGGTCGAATCGTTAAATCAGGTGGTCCAGAACTAGCAGAACGTTTAGAAAGTGAAGGGTATGACTGGATTAAAGAAGAATTAGGCATTGAAGACGAAACTGTAGGTCAAGAAGAAGAAGAATTTAAAATGCCAATGAATACAACGGCACCTGAGTTCAAATAA
- the sufD gene encoding Fe-S cluster assembly protein SufD yields the protein MTTQIILPIDQNEVRALSQSKNEPEWLSSLRLEALTLAGQLDYPKLEKTNLNRWNIDSYGKYKSTESIKSLADLPEKFQTSLQDQKDNLLVQRNSNVVFQTLSDELANQGVIFTDLETAAKEHPELVQQYFMQAVKKDENQLTAIHASLWSGGVFLYVPKNVQVEIPLQVLFLNEDDSSIFSPHVLIVAESNSSVSYVDHVTSEGVANELVHNSVVEVYVKPGAKVQFSTLHNLNDKITDLSYRRAVVENDGSIEWIIGEMNDGNCMSDTSSILKGNGSTSDAKIVCIGTNDQKLNITKNATHFGKNSDSDMITRAVMHDNATAIINGVTKIEHGAKNANGEQTEKVLMLSPTARGDANPMLLIDEDEVTAGHAASVGQVDKNQIYYLMSRGISKETAERLIIYGFLAPVVSQIPIKQVADQLQTLIEGKLER from the coding sequence ATGACAACTCAAATCATTCTTCCAATTGACCAAAATGAAGTTCGAGCTTTATCACAAAGCAAAAATGAACCTGAGTGGTTATCCAGTCTTCGTTTAGAAGCTTTAACATTAGCTGGCCAATTGGACTACCCAAAATTAGAAAAAACAAATTTAAACCGTTGGAACATTGATTCTTACGGAAAATATAAATCAACAGAATCAATCAAATCTTTAGCTGATTTACCTGAAAAATTTCAAACTTCTTTACAAGATCAAAAAGACAATTTGTTAGTACAACGCAATTCAAATGTTGTATTTCAAACCTTATCTGATGAGCTTGCTAACCAAGGGGTTATTTTTACAGACTTAGAAACAGCCGCTAAAGAACATCCAGAATTAGTACAGCAATATTTTATGCAAGCTGTGAAGAAGGATGAAAATCAATTAACAGCAATTCATGCTTCACTATGGTCTGGCGGGGTATTTTTATATGTCCCTAAAAATGTACAGGTTGAGATTCCTTTACAAGTATTATTTTTAAATGAAGATGATTCATCTATCTTCTCACCACATGTATTAATTGTTGCTGAAAGTAATAGTTCGGTTTCGTATGTGGATCATGTAACTTCTGAAGGAGTTGCTAACGAATTAGTTCATAATAGTGTTGTTGAGGTATATGTAAAACCAGGAGCAAAAGTTCAGTTTTCAACACTTCATAATTTAAATGATAAAATCACAGACCTAAGCTATCGTAGAGCAGTTGTAGAAAATGACGGTAGTATTGAGTGGATTATTGGAGAAATGAATGATGGAAATTGTATGTCTGATACAAGTTCCATTTTAAAAGGGAACGGCTCTACGTCCGATGCTAAAATTGTATGTATTGGTACCAATGATCAAAAACTAAACATCACTAAAAACGCTACTCATTTTGGGAAAAACTCAGACAGTGACATGATTACAAGAGCGGTTATGCATGATAATGCAACAGCGATTATTAATGGAGTAACTAAAATTGAACATGGTGCTAAAAATGCAAACGGAGAGCAGACAGAAAAAGTGCTCATGTTAAGCCCAACAGCACGTGGGGACGCAAATCCGATGTTGTTAATTGATGAGGATGAAGTCACTGCAGGTCATGCAGCGAGTGTGGGTCAAGTAGATAAAAATCAGATTTATTATTTGATGTCTCGTGGAATTTCAAAAGAAACAGCAGAAAGATTAATCATTTATGGATTCTTAGCACCTGTTGTTTCACAAATTCCAATTAAGCAAGTTGCAGATCAATTGCAAACATTAATCGAAGGAAAACTTGAGCGATGA
- a CDS encoding cysteine desulfurase — translation MNALEIKKLFPILNQEVNGHPLVYLDSAATSQKPISVIETLKKYYEFDNSNVHRGVHTLGTRATDAYEGAREKLARFIHAKFTQEIIFTRGTTTAINLVAGSYARQVCKPGDEIVITPMEHHSNLIPWQQAAKVTGATLKYIPLQLDGSIRLEDAEEVITENTKVVAMTYVSNVLGVVNPIKEIAEIAHRKGAVIAIDGAQSTPHKKVDVQDLDCDFYALSAHKMCGPTGIGALYGKKELLENMDPIEFGGEMIDFVDLYESTWKELPWKFEGGTPIIAGAVGLGAAIDFLQDIGLDEIEAHEKKIAAYALEKMKEIEDIRIYGPLENRAGLITFNLGDVHPHDVATVLDSEGVAVRAGHHCCQPLMRWLNVSATARASFYLYNTEEDADRLIDALVKTKEYFGHEIG, via the coding sequence ATGAACGCATTAGAGATCAAAAAATTGTTTCCGATATTAAATCAGGAAGTTAATGGTCATCCATTAGTCTACTTGGATAGTGCGGCAACTTCTCAAAAACCAATTTCTGTGATAGAAACTTTAAAGAAGTATTATGAATTCGATAATTCTAATGTACATCGTGGTGTTCATACACTGGGTACAAGAGCTACAGATGCTTATGAAGGGGCGAGGGAAAAACTTGCCCGATTCATTCATGCAAAGTTTACACAAGAAATTATTTTCACAAGAGGAACAACAACAGCCATTAATCTTGTGGCTGGAAGTTATGCTAGACAGGTTTGTAAACCTGGGGATGAAATTGTAATTACGCCAATGGAACATCACAGTAATTTAATTCCCTGGCAGCAAGCAGCGAAAGTAACCGGGGCTACTTTAAAATATATTCCCCTGCAATTGGATGGTTCCATTCGTTTAGAGGATGCAGAGGAAGTCATAACTGAGAATACAAAAGTTGTAGCTATGACTTATGTATCCAATGTACTAGGTGTGGTAAATCCGATTAAAGAAATTGCAGAAATTGCTCATCGAAAAGGTGCAGTCATAGCCATTGATGGAGCCCAAAGCACCCCACATAAAAAAGTAGATGTCCAAGACTTGGATTGTGACTTTTATGCTTTATCTGCTCACAAGATGTGTGGACCAACCGGAATTGGGGCACTCTATGGGAAAAAAGAATTATTGGAAAATATGGACCCCATTGAATTTGGTGGAGAAATGATTGATTTTGTTGATTTGTATGAATCAACTTGGAAGGAACTACCTTGGAAATTTGAAGGGGGTACTCCAATCATAGCTGGTGCAGTAGGATTAGGTGCTGCGATTGATTTCTTACAAGACATTGGTTTAGATGAAATTGAAGCACATGAAAAGAAAATTGCAGCATATGCTTTGGAAAAAATGAAGGAAATCGAAGATATTCGAATCTATGGACCGTTGGAGAATCGAGCAGGTTTAATTACTTTTAACTTGGGAGATGTTCATCCACATGATGTTGCAACTGTGTTGGATTCTGAAGGAGTTGCGGTAAGAGCTGGACATCATTGCTGTCAGCCACTCATGAGATGGTTAAATGTTTCTGCAACAGCTAGAGCAAGTTTTTATCTGTATAATACGGAAGAAGATGCGGATCGACTGATTGATGCTTTAGTAAAAACAAAGGAGTATTTTGGTCATGAAATTGGATGA
- the sufU gene encoding Fe-S cluster assembly sulfur transfer protein SufU, with translation MKLDDLYRRVIMDHYKTPRNRGELEEGAVTVHLNNPTCGDRISLQMEIADGIVNDAKFSGEGCSISLASASMMTAAIKGKKLDEALKMADDFSDLMKGETPEFEYEDIEALSGVNKFPARIKCATLAWNAMRKGIEEGNK, from the coding sequence ATGAAATTGGATGATTTATATAGAAGAGTGATCATGGACCATTATAAGACACCGAGAAATCGTGGTGAACTAGAAGAAGGTGCGGTAACCGTTCATTTAAACAATCCAACTTGTGGAGATCGTATATCTTTACAAATGGAAATTGCAGATGGAATTGTTAATGACGCTAAATTTTCTGGAGAAGGTTGCTCCATTAGCCTTGCCTCTGCTTCCATGATGACAGCCGCGATTAAAGGGAAAAAGTTAGACGAAGCTTTAAAAATGGCAGATGATTTTTCTGATTTAATGAAAGGTGAAACACCTGAATTTGAATATGAAGACATTGAAGCTTTATCAGGGGTGAATAAATTCCCTGCACGTATTAAGTGTGCTACACTTGCTTGGAATGCGATGAGAAAAGGCATTGAAGAAGGAAATAAATAA
- the sufB gene encoding Fe-S cluster assembly protein SufB has translation MAKKMPEMEEYQYGFRDEHKAIFQTGKGLTAEIVTEISRQKNEPQWMLDFRLKSLAQFQKMPMPDWGGDMDDLNFDDIQYYVKPSEKQGKTWEEVPSEIKETFDKLGIPEAEQKFLAGVSAQYESEVVYHSMQKELEDQGVIFMDTDTALREHPEILKEHFATVIPPADNKFAALNSAVWSGGSFIYVPKGVKCEVPLQAYFRINSENMGQFERTLIIADEGSFVHYVEGCTAPVYSTNSLHSAVVEIICKKDSRVRYTTIQNWAPNIFNLVTKRAVAEENATMEWVDGNIGSKLTMKYPAVVLKGEGAKGNVLSIAVAGKGQHQDAGAKMTHLAPNTTSTIVSKSISKHGGKVTYRGLTSFGRNSEGSKANIQCDTLILDNESTSDTIPYNEVKNDNITLEHEATVSKVSEDQLFYLMSRGLTESEATQMIVMGFIEPFTKELPMEYAVEMNRLIKFEMEGSIG, from the coding sequence ATGGCTAAAAAAATGCCGGAAATGGAAGAATATCAATATGGATTTAGAGATGAACATAAAGCTATATTCCAAACAGGTAAAGGATTAACAGCAGAAATTGTTACAGAAATTTCTCGCCAAAAAAATGAACCTCAGTGGATGTTAGATTTTCGCTTAAAGTCATTAGCTCAGTTTCAAAAAATGCCTATGCCTGACTGGGGCGGAGATATGGATGATTTGAATTTTGATGACATCCAATATTATGTAAAACCATCTGAGAAACAAGGGAAAACTTGGGAAGAAGTTCCATCTGAAATTAAAGAAACATTTGATAAATTAGGTATTCCAGAAGCAGAGCAAAAATTCTTAGCAGGGGTTTCAGCACAGTATGAATCTGAAGTAGTTTATCACAGCATGCAAAAAGAATTGGAAGATCAGGGTGTCATTTTTATGGATACCGATACAGCATTACGTGAACATCCAGAAATTTTAAAAGAACACTTTGCAACAGTGATACCACCTGCGGATAACAAATTTGCTGCTTTGAATAGTGCAGTTTGGTCTGGAGGAAGTTTCATTTATGTTCCAAAAGGAGTGAAATGTGAAGTACCTTTACAGGCTTACTTCCGTATTAACTCAGAAAACATGGGACAATTTGAGCGTACTTTAATTATTGCCGATGAGGGTAGTTTCGTTCATTACGTGGAGGGTTGTACAGCTCCTGTGTATAGCACAAACTCACTTCATAGTGCAGTAGTTGAGATCATCTGTAAAAAAGATTCTCGTGTACGTTATACTACAATTCAAAACTGGGCGCCAAACATTTTTAACCTAGTTACAAAACGTGCGGTTGCCGAAGAAAATGCAACGATGGAATGGGTAGATGGAAACATCGGTTCTAAATTAACGATGAAATACCCAGCGGTTGTATTAAAAGGTGAAGGTGCAAAAGGGAATGTATTATCCATTGCCGTTGCAGGAAAAGGACAGCATCAGGATGCAGGTGCAAAAATGACTCACCTTGCACCAAACACAACTTCAACGATTGTTTCTAAATCCATCAGTAAACATGGTGGTAAAGTAACTTATCGTGGATTAACTTCATTTGGAAGAAATTCAGAAGGCTCCAAGGCTAATATACAATGTGATACCCTCATATTGGATAATGAGTCTACATCAGATACAATTCCTTATAATGAAGTCAAAAATGATAATATTACTTTAGAACATGAAGCAACTGTATCTAAAGTTTCTGAGGATCAATTGTTCTACTTAATGAGTAGAGGATTAACTGAATCTGAAGCAACACAAATGATCGTAATGGGATTCATCGAACCATTTACAAAGGAACTTCCAATGGAATATGCAGTTGAAATGAATCGATTGATTAAATTTGAGATGGAAGGTAGTATTGGTTAA